A section of the Vespa velutina chromosome 6, iVesVel2.1, whole genome shotgun sequence genome encodes:
- the LOC124949786 gene encoding alpha-soluble NSF attachment protein translates to MADSEQKAMQLVAEAEKKLSSKGFFGSLFGGSSRVEEAVECYQRAANMFKMAKKWSAAGSAFYEAADLHAKAGSRHDAANCYVDASNCFKKSDVNEAISCLLKAIEIYTDMGRFTMAAKHHQSIAEMYESEAVDLERAVNHYEQAADYFRGEESNSSANKCLLKVAQYAAQLENYEKAIQIYEQVASASLESSLLKYSAKEYFFRAALCHLCVDVLNAQHAIERYHEQYPAFQDSREYKLIKTLIEHLEEQHLDGFTEAVKEYDSISRLDQWYTTILLRIKKQVNDNPDLR, encoded by the exons ATGGCTGACAGCGAGCAGAAAGCAATGCAGTTAGTAGCTGAAGCTGAAAAAAAGTTATCATCCAAAGGTTTTTTCGGTTCTTTATTTGG GGGATCTTCCAGAGTAGAAGAAGCGGTAGAATGTTATCAGCGTGCAGCAAATATGTTCAAAATGGCAAAGAAGTGGAGCGCTGCAGGAAGTGCATTTTATGAAGCTGCAGACTTGCATGCTAAAGCTGGCAGTCGTCATGATGCTGCTAATTGTTACGTTGATGCTTCTAACTGCTTTAAGAAATCTGATGTCAATG aGGCTATAAGTTGTTTGCTAAAAGCTATTGAGATTTATACTGATATGGGTCGATTTACAATGGCAGCAAAGCATCATCAAAGTATAGCAGAAATGTATGAAAGCGAAGCCGTAGATTTAGAACGTGCTGTTAATCATTATGAACAAGCAGCAGATTATTTTCGTGGCGAGGAAAGTAATTCATCtgcaaataaatgtttattgaaAGTTGCACAATATGCTGctcaattagaaaattatgagAAGGCAATTCAAATATATGAACAG GTTGCTTCTGCATCATTAGAAAGTTCATTACTGAAGTATAGCGCAAAGGAATACTTTTTTCGTGCCGCGTTATGCCATTTATGCGTTGATGTATTAAATGCACAACACGCAATTGAACGTTATCATGAGCAATATCCAGCATTCCAAGATTCTAgggaatataaattaattaag ACACTGATAGAACATCTCGAAGAACAACATCTAGATGGCTTCACAGAAGCAGTTAAAGAATATGATTCAATTTCAAGATTGGATCAGTGGTATACTACAATATTATTACGCATAAAAAAGCAAGTCAATGATAACCCTGATTTACGCTGA
- the LOC124949785 gene encoding glomulin-like isoform X1, producing the protein MYIYICINLNVISSSTNLKKMSISNEKEAIEKFIAELKEFLKNDDSESAVLLFKDNIHEQIIEQSSWDVVPIVSNYFTSSNANNKKKLFECCETILNIIAEKCNPSETVLQFLEQIESLENDTKFCTMLKPVGISFNKLNDKSKAIEWCVGTIQSYVQALPIPNYDKSEFNKNKNIKETSAISDRIINLYTNIVSFLQSLIQELNITNITKQDIIFKEYLLGLLIYLLGRPYCYLYEDVIASEIRDQILKLIFHLAKDVLYPLNFINGRSILENDWTFKKDSDEKSISVSKQLEKCEILELQEIVPTLAYANFYFYVITRETLWIKLPQVYHPHYIFQAGIFLVNCLLKEQDIALISKGLIFMELLVKRVEKMSIGSDKLELRIYVKLLHAIINVMIYCESDSERKKALSIFHEYIINIFNMEARYFIILYLYNTCYHSGVLSLITGLVKTSIIESLGMTPRCTYFFGNNLDSLLKSACKLPYGSATDLVEISDEIITTLNLLRFLLIRDRINETGIWSIINVLEENYLKPLRQGIDLCKAHWKTKIKDLEEAKTKNISSEIEADKKGSEVF; encoded by the exons atgtatatatatatatgtataaatttaaacgTTATTTCTTCATCGACTAACctaaaaaaaatgtctataAGTAACGAAAAAGAggcgatagaaaaatttattgcagaattaaaagaatttttgaaaaatgatgaTTCAGAAAGTGCTGTACTTTTATTCAAAGATAACATTCACGAACAAATAATTGAACAATCTTCGTGGGATGTTGTTCCCattgtttctaattattttacgaGTTCTAATgctaacaataaaaagaaattatttgaatgtTGTGAAACTATACTCAATATAATAGCAGAAAAGTGTAATCCATCTGAGACTGTATTACAGTTTTTAGAACAAATTGAATCTTTAGAAAATGATACGAAATTTTGTACAATGTTGAAGCCAGTTGGAATTAGTTTTAATAAACTAAATGATAAATCTAAAGCCATTGAATGGTGTGTTGGTACGATACAATCTTATGTACAAGCATTACCAATACCGAATTATGATAAATCAGAgttcaacaaaaataaaaatatcaaagaaacaaGTGCAATTTCAGATAGAATTATCAATTTGTATACCAATATTGTTTCATTCTTACAATCATTAATCCAAGAATTAAACATAACAAATATTACTAaacaagatattatatttaaggaatatttattaggtcttctaatttatttattaggaagaccatattgttatttatacgAAGATGTTATAGCATCAGAAATTCGCGATCAAATATTAAAGCTTATATTTCATCTTGCCAAAGATGTATTGTAtcctttaaattttataaatggtCGTTCGATATTAGAGAATGACTggacatttaaaaaagattcgGATGAAAAATCTATAAGTGTAAGTAAACAGTTAGAAAAGTGTGAGATCTTGGAATTGCAAGAAATTGTACCAACATTGGCATATGccaacttttatttttatgtaataacgAGAGAAACATTATGGATAAAACTTCCACAAGTATATCATccacattatatttttcaagcgggcatttttctcgttaattgTCTTCTTAAGGAACAAGATATTGCGTTAATATCTAAAGGTTTAATATTTATGGAATTACTTGTAAAACGTGTGGAGAAAATGTCCATTGGTTCGGATAAATTAGAATTAAGaatttatgttaaattattacatgCTATTATTAATGTCATGATATATTGCGAAAGCGacagtgaaagaaaaaaggcattatcaatttttcatgaatatattataaatatatttaatatggaagctagatatttcataatattatacttatataatacatgttaCCATTCTGGCGTTCTTAGCTTGATAACTGGTTTAGTTAAAACATCTATCATTGAAAGTTTAGGAATGACACCTAGATGTACATATTTCTTTGGTAACAATTtagattctttattaaaaagtgCGTGTAAGTTGCCTTATGGTAGTGCAACCGATTTGGTAGAGATATCAGATGAAATAATAACTACATTAAATCTCTTAAGATTTTTACTTATCAGAGATCGAATTAATGAAACTGGCATTTGGAGTATAATAAATGTGCTTgaggaaaattatttgaaaccCTTAAGACAAGGGATAGATTTATGTAAGGCACATTggaaaactaaaataaaagatttagaaGAAGCAAAAACTAAGAATATTTCTAGCGAAATAGAAGCAGATAAGAAG GGTTCAGAAGTCTTTTGA
- the LOC124949785 gene encoding ubiquinone biosynthesis protein COQ9, mitochondrial-like isoform X2, translating to MAVYNFLLPGRTFVINGFRSLLISRVLVRYQSNDNIHQKEEEHKSSNEETEEEYEQKTKRKILIASMNFVPELGWSRQAISAGAESIGYPGIIHGMFPNGGAELVAHFYSTSNNELNQILKEKYETIQADPAKKVENPREQISYAMETRLRMIIPYKKNWSQAIALMTLPPNVPTSLANLVTLVDDICYYTGDRSIDITWYTKRVVLAGIYKTTELYMLQDNSNDHEYTWNFLRRRIDEADQLHRIISATSDLQPEQTLKQVKEIASATIITARNILGWNVYR from the exons ATGGCTGTGTACAACTTTCTTCTACCGGGACGAACATTCGTTATTAATG GGTTCAGAAGTCTTTTGATTTCAAGAGTTCTAGTAAGATATCAGTCCAATGATAACATTCatcagaaagaagaagaacataaATCATCAAATGAGGAAACTGAAGAAGAGTAtgaacaaaaaacaaagaggaaaATCCTTATTGCATCAATGAATTTTGTTCCAGAGTTAGGATGGAGTCGACAAGCTATTAGTGCTG GTGCTGAATCTATTGGTTATCCTGGCATAATTCATGGAATGTTTCCGAATGGCGGCGCTGAATTAGTTGCACATTTTTATTCAACCTCCAATAATGAATTGAATCAAattctgaaagaaaaatatgagacaATTCAAGCAGATCCTgcaaaaaaagtagaaaatccAAGAGAACAGATCAGTTATGCTATGGAAACCAGGCTTAGAATGATAATaccttacaaaaaaaattggtCGCAGGCAATAGCACTTATGACACTTCCACCAAACGTTCCAACATCACTAGCAAATTTAGTTACATTGGTCGatgatatttgttattatactgGCGATAGATCCATTGAT aTCACTTGGTATACTAAGAGAGTAGTATTAGCAGGTATTTATAAAACAACAGAATTATATATGCTTCAAGATAATAGCAATGATCATGAATATACGTGGAACTTTTTGAGAAGGCGAATAGATGAAGCTGATCAATTGCATAGAATTATATCTGCAACTTCAGATTTACAACCAGAACAGACTTTGAAacaagtaaaagaaatagCCAGTGCTACTATAATCACT gCACGTAATATACTTGGGTGGAATGTGTACAGATAA